GATCCGTCACCATTGACGAAATCCGCCAGCACGGCTACGTGCTCACCCCCGGCCGATACGTGGGCGCCGAGGTGGAAGACGAGGACGACGAACCGTTTCACCAGAAGACGCAGCTCCTCACGGCCCAACTGCGCCAGCAGATGGCCGAGGCCCGACGGCTGGACGAGGCAATCTGGAAGAACCTGGAGGAACTGGGCTATGGCGGGTGAGTGGCGGGAAGTGACAATTCAGGAAATTGCCGAAAGAACCGCGTCGGGCCCTTTCGGTTCAA
The nucleotide sequence above comes from Calditrichota bacterium. Encoded proteins:
- a CDS encoding SAM-dependent DNA methyltransferase, whose amino-acid sequence is SVTIDEIRQHGYVLTPGRYVGAEVEDEDDEPFHQKTQLLTAQLRQQMAEARRLDEAIWKNLEELGYGG